A window of Chryseobacterium scophthalmum genomic DNA:
TATAAAATTTTAAAAACAATATTTGAATTTTATTAACTTTGAGTAAAATAAAAACGAATTATGAATACAATATTTCATTTATCCTCTGCCGACGAAATTAATGAAGATTTGATAAAAAGTATAAAAGCTGCATATAAAAAGAAACCTATTTCTATAACAATTGAAGAGGATGTATATATTCCTGAATGGCAAAAAGAAGAGGTAAGAAGAAGAGCGCAATATGCAAAAGAAAATCCTGAATCACTTCTTGATTTTGATGATTTTATAGAAAGTTTTGAGAAAAAACTATTGAATGAAAAAAGCTAAAGTCGTTATTACCCAGAATGCTGATTTTGATTTAAAGGAGATTGCCGATTGGTATAACACAAAAGATAAAAAGCTAATTTGGGTATTCTTAAAAGATTTCAAAGAAAAAGTAAAATACATTTCAGTAAATCCTTTAGCCTGTGAAGTTAGATATGAAAATTTTAGAATATTTAAGAAAATTTCCCTTTGGCATTCATTATTTCTACAACGAACACAAAAATTTAATTGAAATATATTCTGTTTTTCATACTTCGAGAAACCCTGAACAGTGGAAAGAGAGAAAATAAAAGATCCGAATCTTATGTGAGACTCGGATCTTTTTTATTATTTAATTCAGATAAAATCTTAAAGATTTTCCAAAATAAAATCTGTCATTTTTTGGTACAGTTGTGGTCTTGTTTGTCCACCATAAATTCCGTGGTTTTTATCAGGATAAGCCATAAATTCAAACTGTTTTTTGTTTTGGATTAAAGCTTCAGAAAATTCCATAGAATTTTGGAAATGTACGTTGTCATCGGCTGTTCCGTGGATCAATAAGAATTTACCTTTCAACAAATTTGCATAAGTTGTAGGTGAATTATCATCGTAACCTGCAGGATTTTCCTGTGGAGTTAATAAAAATCTTTCGGTGTAAACAGAATCATAATATCTCCAGTTGGTAACCGGTGCAACAGCGATTCCTGCTTTGAAAACATCGGCACCTTTTGTCATTGCCAAACTTGCCATATATCCTCCAAAGCTCCATCCGAAGATTCCGATTCTTGTTTTATCGATATATTTTTGATTTCCTAACCATTTTGCTGCAACAATTTGATCTTCAATCTCATATTTACCTAAATTCTTATACGTTACTTTCTTGAATTTAGCCCCTTTATAACCAGTTCCACGTCCGTCTACACAAGCAATGATGTATCCTTTTTGAGCCAACATTTCAAACCAAAGTGCATTTCCGTTGTCCCAAGAATTGGAAACCTGTTGAGAACCAGGACCAGAATATTGGTACATAAATAACGGGTATTTTTTATTTGGATCAAAGTTTTTAGGCTTAATAATCCAGGCATTCATCTGATCTCCCGCAGCATTTGGAATCGTAATAAATTCTTTTACTGAAAAATTATCTGACTGTAATTTTTTAAGCTGATCGTCATTATTCTGAAGTTCTCTCAACTGCTTTCCGTTACCGTCTTTCAAAACAAAAGTGTAAGGTTTTGCTGCTGTAGAAGAAGTTTCAATGAAATAATTATAATTTTTGCTGAAGTTTGCGGCATTGTTTCCTTCCGCATTAGAAATCAGCTGCGATTTTCCATTCTGAATATTGATTTTAGAAACCACTTTGTTGATGCTTCCTTTTTCTGTAGTCTGAACGAAAATTTCCTGAGATTTAGGATTGTAACCGTAATATTCTGTCACTTCCCAATTTCCTTTTGTAACTTGTTTTTTCAGCTTTCCATCTTTGTCAAACCAATACAAATGACGGAAACCATCTCTTTCTGAAGCCCAAAGAAAACTGTTGTCTTCAAGGAATTCTAACGTTACATTGTCTGTATCGATCCACTTGTCATCAGTTTCTGTAAACAGTTTTTTTGCTTCACCTGTTTTGGTATTTACTTTCAAAATATCAGACGCATTTTGCGTTCTTTGTGAAGTAATCAAAACAATTTCATCTGCATTCGCGGTCTGAATAACGTTTGGAATGTAATAGTTTTTAAAATTGTCAAGATTTACTTTTGTCTTTTTTCCGTCTGCTAAATGATAAATATGTGCTGTTGCAACAGAGTTTTTTTCTCCCGCTTTCGGGTATTTATAACGCATTTCGGTAGGGTAAAGTGACTTTCCGTAGATAGGAATGTAAATTTCCGGAACATCAGTTTCAACCAATTTTACAAATAAAATGTCTGCAGAGTTTTTTGTCCATTCATATAATCTTGCATGTCCAAATTCTTCTTCATACACCCAGTCTGCTAAACCATTCAAAACTTTATTTTTTAAACCATGTTCTGTAATCTGAGTGATTTTTCCTGAATTTAAATCCTGATAAAATAAATTATTATCAACAATGAAAGCAATTTTGCTAGCATCTGGAGAAAATCTCGGTTCCTGTACTGGTTTTCCATCATTTAAACTTAAAATCTTACCAGATTTCAAATCTTTAACATCATAAACACCTAAAAAAGAATGCCTGTAAATAGGCTGACTTTCTTTTAACAAAAGTATTTTAGATTCATCATCAGAAAATTCATAGCTCTCAAAATTTCCATCAACCAGATTTCCTTCTTTCTGAGAAGTTTTGTAAGAATATTTTGCAATTCCGCCTTGCTCGATGACCAAATAATTTTCACCGTTTTTCATAGATGCAATTCCGGCAATGCCTTTGCCACGGTAGTATCCTGAATATATTTTGTCTAAAGTGATTTCCTGTGACGTAGCATTTTGAAATGCCGCAATAACAGTAAGGGTAAGTAAGAATTTTTTCATTGCTTAATTTAAAGAATTTCAAAGATAATAATTTTATTAATCTGATAAGAAAAAGCTTTTGTTGTAATGTTTTGGCAAAAGAATTGAATATATTTTATAATCAAAGAAAAATAATTATGGAAACTAATAAAAAACTTAATCGTTATGATCTAAAAGATCAAGTAGTAATTACAGGATTTTCAAACTTTAATGAAGCTGAAAATTATGTACAAAAAGAAGGCGGAGAATTAGTAGAGATAGCTTTTAAAGATGGAAATGATAATCCGCAGATTACTAATGAAGCAGGAATTATTGAGAAAAAACTCCATTATTTTGTAGAAGCAGGTCCTGAATATAAATTTATACATTCTTCTGATCCCGGTTTTAAACAATATGCAGGTGAACTTCAGAAGATAAAAGCAAGCATGGATAAAACGGGTCCTGAAGAAAGATATTTTGCGAATTTTGAAATTGAAAACACAGAAGACCCAATCATCGTTATTAAAAATGATCATTTAGAATCGGTAACTTCAAGAGAACGATCAAAATATCTGAAACATGCTTGTGTTTATGAAATCGGTGTTTCGAAACCCAAATCTTAAAATTTAAATATCATGAGCAAGACAAAATATTCTGAAAAAGCTCAGGAAAAAGTAGGAAAAGTGATGAAGGAGTTTAAAGAAGGTGAATTAAAATCTTCCTCGGGAGAAAAAGTTACTAACAGAAAACAAGCCGTTGCAATCGGTATTTCTGAGGCTAAAGAAGCTGGTTTGAAAGTTCCCAAGCAGAAAAAGAAAAAAGACTAAAATAAAAATCGGTTTGAAATACTCAAACCGATTTTTATTTGGATTAACCCAAAATGTAGTTTTTTAAAATTACGCTTTATGATTATATAAAATGCTGTAATATTCGTCTGCCATTCTATCGCTGTTGAAATTTTGCTTTACATCTTTCATAGAATTCTGTTGTATTTTTCGCCATTTATCAGGTTGATCGTAATAGATTGGTAGAATTTCGTTTTCAAGAAGTTCATATAATTTGTTGAAATCATATCGATCCTGTTCATAAATACTCATATTCATGTAATCTGCTTTCGGAACAACGAAAGAATTTTCGCCATGTTTTGCAAATTCCGGAATCCAGCCATCGTCTGTAGAAAGGTTGACAGAACCGTTCATTGCAGCGGTCATTCCTGATGTTCCTGAAGCTTCTCTTGGAACCCTCGGATTATTTAACCATAAATCTGAGCCTTGTTTTAAAGATTT
This region includes:
- a CDS encoding S9 family peptidase yields the protein MKKFLLTLTVIAAFQNATSQEITLDKIYSGYYRGKGIAGIASMKNGENYLVIEQGGIAKYSYKTSQKEGNLVDGNFESYEFSDDESKILLLKESQPIYRHSFLGVYDVKDLKSGKILSLNDGKPVQEPRFSPDASKIAFIVDNNLFYQDLNSGKITQITEHGLKNKVLNGLADWVYEEEFGHARLYEWTKNSADILFVKLVETDVPEIYIPIYGKSLYPTEMRYKYPKAGEKNSVATAHIYHLADGKKTKVNLDNFKNYYIPNVIQTANADEIVLITSQRTQNASDILKVNTKTGEAKKLFTETDDKWIDTDNVTLEFLEDNSFLWASERDGFRHLYWFDKDGKLKKQVTKGNWEVTEYYGYNPKSQEIFVQTTEKGSINKVVSKINIQNGKSQLISNAEGNNAANFSKNYNYFIETSSTAAKPYTFVLKDGNGKQLRELQNNDDQLKKLQSDNFSVKEFITIPNAAGDQMNAWIIKPKNFDPNKKYPLFMYQYSGPGSQQVSNSWDNGNALWFEMLAQKGYIIACVDGRGTGYKGAKFKKVTYKNLGKYEIEDQIVAAKWLGNQKYIDKTRIGIFGWSFGGYMASLAMTKGADVFKAGIAVAPVTNWRYYDSVYTERFLLTPQENPAGYDDNSPTTYANLLKGKFLLIHGTADDNVHFQNSMEFSEALIQNKKQFEFMAYPDKNHGIYGGQTRPQLYQKMTDFILENL
- a CDS encoding DUF6496 domain-containing protein — its product is MSKTKYSEKAQEKVGKVMKEFKEGELKSSSGEKVTNRKQAVAIGISEAKEAGLKVPKQKKKKD